The nucleotide sequence gatGTGACTATCCTCATCATATTTCTGAACATATGGAACTGGTATCGAGCCAGTTTGTCCAACGCTATTTCTAGCTGTCCACCACTGTTCTTCATCTTTTGATATTACAGTGAGTATATCACCTGttattacaatcattttattaaaataatcttatcaaattgaaataaattatatatgtgtgatgtTGAGAAAATGGATATACCTTTCCTAAAGGGTAAATCATCGGAATCATTGCCATCAAAATCATACTTGGCAATTACCCTCTGTGTCTTCTTCGGAGCAGGCCTAATTAATGGTGTGGTATCCAAATAGTGCAATTTGTAAAAAGCTAGAAGACTAGGAATATCTGGAAACATCTGATCTCCAATCCGATAACGAATTTGATCTCCTTGTTGAATTTTATTGATGATATAGTGGCTAACTTTACTGTCCTCTCTTACGCATAATACAAAATCGCCATGTATGGAAGTGCTGTCTCGTACTAAAAATACACCACCTTCTTTCTCGCCCATTAATAAGTCGGAAGCATCCTGCCGTGACATAGCACCAAAGTACCAGCTAAAAAGAAATCAGatcacattaatataatatgtataaattaaatcttttacaaataggtgtatatattttaattttttgttttcaaaataaaaaaaaatgtgaaacaaatttgtttcatatttctataaatattattctagcTAACAAAGTTTTGGTTCTTTGATATTGTatctatttattcatttatttaaataggaaaagaaatttctttagcataatagcataaaattatacaattcatTTATtgtgaatgaaatatatataattataaaaattgtaataattaaaatagaaaagacaaattgaaaaaataaaatatgtagataatGAGATAATGTCCATTTAAGcagcatataaaaaatcaataaaaaaactttaaaaaatattctaataagtATTTCTTCTGTaagaaaagttttcttttctaGAATGAGAACATAAAACTTAATAGAA is from Cataglyphis hispanica isolate Lineage 1 chromosome 15, ULB_Chis1_1.0, whole genome shotgun sequence and encodes:
- the LOC126854964 gene encoding adapter molecule Crk, giving the protein MAATFDQYDKSSWYFGAMSRQDASDLLMGEKEGGVFLVRDSTSIHGDFVLCVREDSKVSHYIINKIQQGDQIRYRIGDQMFPDIPSLLAFYKLHYLDTTPLIRPAPKKTQRVIAKYDFDGNDSDDLPFRKGDILTVISKDEEQWWTARNSVGQTGSIPVPYVQKYDEDSHIIIENNSRPESGGSSGSNSNSGPTTQVSHAEMTGQATITRRSNIQRTLPAFAKVKQARVPNAYDKTALKLEVGDMIKVTKTNINGQWEGELHGKVGHFPFTHVEFVDNETGEDNQEI